In Chlamydia serpentis, the following are encoded in one genomic region:
- a CDS encoding cysteine desulfurase, which yields MRERWLKGDFPIFTAKAKENEPFIYLDSAATTHKPQQVIDTLSNFYSSSYGTVNRVIYSSSRNATEAYAAVREKVRKWISAASDNEIVFTRGTTAGLNLLAISVNDLWIPKGGVVLVSEAEHHANVLSWEIACRRRGSLVKKIRVDDSGLIDLHHLEELLNEGAHFVSIPHVHNVTGCVQPLKEVANLVHRYKAYLAVDGAQGASHIPINVQLCDIDFYVFSSHKIYGPTGTGVLYGKKDLLEQLPPVEGGGDMVAIYDSQHPEYLPAPMKFEAGTPNIAGVLGLGAALDYLSELTAEFIYQRETALTTYLYKQLLAIPNIEILGPSINEPRGALVSMSIKGAHPLDLGVLLDLKGISVRTGHQCAQPAMNRWGISHVLRASLGVYNDKDDIDQFIAALKDSLDKIQR from the coding sequence ATGAGAGAAAGGTGGTTAAAAGGGGATTTTCCTATTTTTACTGCTAAAGCAAAAGAAAACGAACCTTTTATTTACTTAGATTCGGCTGCTACAACGCATAAACCTCAACAGGTGATAGATACCCTCTCTAATTTTTATAGCTCATCCTACGGGACTGTAAATCGAGTGATTTATAGTTCTTCCAGGAACGCAACTGAAGCATATGCTGCTGTTCGGGAAAAAGTTCGCAAATGGATATCAGCTGCTTCTGATAATGAAATTGTGTTTACTCGGGGGACAACCGCCGGGTTAAATTTATTGGCGATTTCTGTTAACGATCTATGGATCCCTAAGGGTGGAGTTGTTTTAGTTTCTGAGGCAGAACACCATGCTAATGTTTTGTCTTGGGAGATTGCTTGTAGACGCCGAGGCTCCTTAGTCAAAAAGATAAGAGTAGACGATTCAGGATTAATAGATCTTCATCATTTAGAAGAACTGTTAAACGAAGGTGCTCACTTTGTAAGTATTCCTCATGTGCATAATGTCACAGGGTGTGTGCAACCTCTCAAAGAAGTTGCTAATTTAGTTCATCGCTACAAAGCTTATCTTGCTGTTGATGGAGCTCAAGGAGCTTCTCATATCCCTATCAATGTGCAGCTGTGCGATATAGATTTTTATGTATTTTCTTCTCATAAGATTTACGGTCCTACAGGAACGGGAGTTTTATATGGAAAGAAGGATTTATTAGAACAACTTCCTCCTGTAGAAGGTGGGGGGGATATGGTTGCTATCTATGATAGTCAGCACCCTGAGTATCTTCCCGCACCTATGAAATTTGAAGCCGGGACTCCAAATATAGCAGGAGTTTTAGGTTTAGGTGCTGCTTTGGATTATCTTAGCGAGTTGACAGCCGAATTTATTTATCAGAGAGAAACTGCTCTAACTACATATCTATATAAGCAACTACTTGCGATTCCCAATATAGAGATTTTAGGACCCTCTATCAATGAGCCTAGAGGTGCTCTTGTGAGCATGAGTATCAAGGGAGCACATCCTTTGGATCTAGGTGTTCTATTAGATTTAAAGGGCATTTCTGTTCGGACAGGTCATCAATGTGCACAACCTGCTATGAATCGGTGGGGCATAAGCCACGTTTTAAGAGCATCATTAGGTGTCTACAACGATAAAGATGATATAGATCAGTTTATAGCCGCCTTAAAAGATTCTCTGGATAAGATTCAGAGATAA
- the sufD gene encoding Fe-S cluster assembly protein SufD, with product MLVSIETFSSIASGSPVHKAAEACYTQYSKRSSSKEVLSSFSWIQDLTLSPDRYSLATGASELIKQHWLHNNHSLAFECILINGKYEPSLSQLPEGVIVCGIDEARTSFSPFMENLDVKKHPLGFLNAVCSEGRGVLIYIPEGMQTSDPIFIRHISFATVLDQEVIFSPKVMIILGQQASAQIQISHHSEFEGDESNTTIVNGAAELFIGEGAELMLFMVPRYSNQDRLSWSNIATIEEDGKCMITQNFLENCQGFGSFDNTYYLAGQRAQAESYVVIQSPKKTWVTNLMHHDAEATVSRQNIKSVLYSGHFLFEGTISISSQGILSDAYQKHDTLLLTPDAQVSTFPRLEIEIDEVKASHGATVGPLDPQQIFYMRSRGMTEIEAQEKLVQGFLRQGTSSEIFLESPFQLNQAL from the coding sequence ATGTTAGTTTCAATAGAAACATTTTCTTCTATTGCTTCTGGTTCTCCTGTGCATAAAGCTGCAGAGGCTTGTTATACTCAATATAGTAAGCGGTCTTCATCTAAAGAAGTGTTGAGTAGCTTTTCATGGATTCAGGATTTAACTCTTTCTCCTGATCGTTACAGTCTTGCGACTGGGGCTTCAGAGTTGATCAAACAACATTGGTTACATAACAACCATTCGTTAGCCTTTGAATGTATTTTAATTAATGGAAAATATGAACCCTCATTATCACAGCTACCTGAAGGGGTTATCGTTTGTGGTATAGACGAAGCTCGAACCTCGTTTTCTCCTTTCATGGAGAACTTGGATGTAAAAAAGCACCCTTTAGGATTTTTGAATGCGGTGTGTTCTGAAGGTCGTGGTGTATTGATTTACATTCCCGAAGGGATGCAAACAAGTGACCCGATTTTTATCCGTCACATCAGCTTTGCTACAGTTTTAGATCAGGAAGTGATCTTTTCCCCTAAAGTCATGATTATTTTGGGTCAACAAGCCTCTGCTCAAATTCAAATATCGCATCATTCTGAATTTGAAGGCGATGAATCTAATACAACCATAGTGAATGGAGCTGCCGAACTCTTTATTGGAGAAGGGGCAGAGCTTATGTTGTTTATGGTCCCGAGGTATTCTAATCAAGATAGATTGAGTTGGTCTAACATTGCGACAATAGAAGAAGACGGCAAGTGTATGATTACTCAAAATTTTCTTGAAAATTGTCAAGGTTTCGGATCCTTTGATAATACGTACTATCTAGCAGGGCAACGGGCACAAGCAGAGTCATATGTGGTCATCCAATCTCCTAAAAAAACCTGGGTTACTAACTTAATGCATCATGATGCTGAAGCAACAGTATCACGTCAGAACATTAAGTCAGTTTTATATTCTGGACATTTCTTATTTGAGGGAACGATTTCTATTTCGTCTCAGGGAATCTTATCAGATGCATATCAGAAACATGACACATTGTTGTTAACTCCAGATGCACAAGTGTCGACTTTCCCTCGCTTGGAGATAGAGATAGATGAAGTGAAGGCATCTCATGGAGCTACAGTAGGGCCTTTGGATCCTCAACAGATATTTTATATGCGTTCTCGCGGTATGACGGAAATAGAAGCTCAAGAAAAATTAGTTCAAGGGTTTCTAAGGCAAGGGACTTCTTCCGAGATATTTTTGGAATCACCCTTTCAATTAAATCAGGCCTTATAG